Proteins found in one Venturia canescens isolate UGA chromosome 6, ASM1945775v1, whole genome shotgun sequence genomic segment:
- the LOC122412495 gene encoding vitellogenin receptor-like isoform X1 encodes MRRWPCIIFICTGLMIVGRVSSYGEEEEKDCVKPDWFRCANGRCLSHWFLCNGDDDCDDATDEENCPDKPNEIKNVTCSTDQYQCADNYCIWLEDFCDNKFDCPDESDEYAGCGDQKNCSEFRCKNGYCMRQQWVCDGFNDCGDFSDESDCGDRAIPPEKCDNQINRYLCDHGRCISLNSTCNGYDDCGDDSDENEDSCRNAEKSCSEGIGCSHYCKKTPKGAACSCPSGYELVNNQTCADIDECSENVELCDQRCINNAGSYSCICEVGYELQEDKKTCKVRDGAEALLVFTTKREIRGLYIESEVYFPIVQNLQHALGVSVDADHVYWSDIKSGDEAIMRSRYDGMTPEVIVTAGLGLPEDIAVDWVTGNVYFTDSLWKRIGVCKSEGEYCAVIVSESLDMPRGLALYPLNGEMYWSDFGEKPHISRAGMDGKGGERLVSEDLEWPNGLAIDYPSRRLYWVDAKRQTVESIRLDGGDRRQVFKTFASHPYAIAVYEDKLYWSDWRTKTIQSAHKYSGKNRSTLVREVDLIYGVDIYHSALKPRVPNPCDTQPCSQLCLLGLNRTHSCACTLDTVLSDDERTCISVKKRQHLVIAFEDTFLTYYHEILGNPRVTGSTTLKRISQVAYDSTTKSIIANDRTSNSLFRFDLETEEVRRIVDTGSRFVGGMDFDEYAKNIYWSDSRRSSIQVYSLQTGEKTVLHFAEEPLDILAVPEHAVLYVVFKSAGKYHIEKIETSGAGDRERVVQDLRGPKISLAYDPEFDRIFWSDEGSGRIEILPVRSNDRSRFRTGLRRPVSLAVVDQQVFWTLRDSKHLQWADKGNRLPGVKGVTLRVKGQAQVLLLAGTARLYAEERPHVCRLNNGGCSHVCLAALSDLRACACPPAMNLSPDNRTCDLQIPCASGQIRCSDASECIDETRRCNGVPDCPNGEDEYECARVNSCGAGEFMCRNGQCIGSTNRCNSIPDCHDRSDEVNCDEEDCKEDEFQCLDGRCIKKFYVCDGHNDCNDFSDETECRRHVCEAESFRCTSGACIPKSWECDGENDCQDGSDEAGANCHAAKCPGDMFRCENKRCLDLTLVCNSLDDCGDNSDEVRCSKEMAGVGGQCTENEYKCRGTEECIPTKLRCDGKQDCPKNDDEHRCAQCEPNEFACDNEKCIDRSWVCDRVNDCGDESDEVHCDEIVRTSNDNVTVAESVDCDEFTCRIGGCLTFEKVCDGTQDCFDGSDEDGECSTACKDADVCKQLCQKTPTGALCLCQKGYTLDSDERSCVDVDECKLQVCPQICHNQPGSFTCSCFEGFLLRGNRVSCKVIGEPMEIITATKTDIRRVSLSLNSIAVLHRQPNVQITGLDVNMRKKTIYWSNELLGTVNQLNTETSEFKLVSGLGRPGALALNWATDNVYFHDGEKISAIKVCNLEAQKCAQIIPIEGSAKPMAIAVDPLNGFLFWGQTTFEIFEQPEGEIYRTDLSGADLRCIAHERIGVVSGITVDHRRLHLYWADANLQVIERSDLDGNNREIFLKQHVDQPLSINIYDDSVYWLVGTSGVLKKCSLFGNNLCELINLKSSNVNQFFVISQISRQPNVENTCRNHECEYMCVMKKHKSTCICPNGVLVNSNSTCDSDAIASDAVQFPTTMLGMGRTNVRIDGGLFTGIFITVAVGIVAGAIYRFYKKKKSSSPNTRNVSVSFQNPSFGRSSATVVTNDFILPIVSPGEHEYTNPMTEAQQTEVETITIADVKACEVSSEDLNDELEKGPCSHSSLIS; translated from the exons ATGAGGCGATGGCCttgcatcattttcatttgcaCGGGACTGATGATCGTGGGCAGGGTATCATCGTACGGTG aagaagaagaaaaagattgTGTCAAGCCCGACTGGTTTCGGTGCGCTAATGGACGGTGTTTGAGTCACTGGTTCCTGTGTAATGGCGACGATGATTGCGACGATGCCACCGACGAGGAAAATTGTCCCGATAAGCCG aatgaaataaaaaatgtaacctGCTCCACGGACCAATATCAATGTGCGGACAATTATTGCATTTGGCTGGAGGATTTTTGTGACAATAAATTCGATTGTCCGGATGAGAGCGACGAGTACGCCGGCTGTGGAGACCAG AAAAATTGCTCAGAATTCCGATGTAAAAATGGGTACTGCATGAGGCAGCAGTGGGTTTGCGACGGGTTCAATGATTGTGGAGACTTCAGCGATGAAAGCGATTGCG GCGATCGTGCAATACCGCCAGAAAAATGTGACAACCAGATAAACCGATACCTCTGCGACCACGGTAGGTGCATTTCCCTGAACAGCACGTGCAACGGGTACGACGACTGCGGCGATGACTCGGACGAGAACGAGGATTCCTGCAGAAATG CCGAGAAATCATGTTCCGAGGGCATCGGCTGCAGTCACTATTGCAAAAAAACCCCGAAAGGAGCGGCGTGCTCTTGTCCATCTGGTTACGAATTGGTGAACAACCAAACCTGCGCAG ACATTGACGAGTGTTCGGAAAACGTCGAATTGTGCGATCAACGCTGCATCAATAACGCTGGCTCGTACTCTTGCATCTGCGAGGTTGGTTATGAGCTGCAAGAGGACAAGAAGACTTGCAAGGTCAGAG ATGGAGCTGAAGCGTTGTTGGTATTCACCACGAAAAGGGAAATTCGAGGGCTTTATATAGAGAGCGAAGTGTACTTTCCGATAGTCCAGAACTTGCAGCATGCCTTGGGAGTATCGGTGGACGCCGATCACGTTTACTGGTCTGACATAAAAAGTGGTGACGAGGCAATAATGAGGAGCCGCTATGACGGCATGACACCGGAAGTCATAGTCACGGCAG GTTTGGGATTGCCGGAAGACATAGCGGTCGATTGGGTAACCGGAAACGTCTACTTTACCGACAGCCTTTGGAAGCGCATAGGAGTGTGCAAAAGTGAGGGCGAGTATTGTGCCGTAATAGTGAGCGAGTCTCTGGACATGCCGCGTGGTCTGGCCCTGTACCCGCTGAACGGCGAGATGTATTGGAGCGACTTTGGCGAAAAGCCGCACATATCCCGGGCCGGAATGGATGGGAAAGGCGGAGAGCGACTTGTGTCGGAAGATTTGGAGTGGCCGAACGGTCTGGCGATCGATTATCCGAGCAGACGTTTGTACTGGGTCGACGCGAAGCGCCAAACCGTCGAGTCGATCAGACTCGACGGCGGAGATCGTCGTCAAGTTTTTAAGACGTTCGCCTCCCATCCTTACGCCATTGCCGTCTACGAGGACAAATTGTACTGGAGCGATTGGCGCACGAAGACGATTCAATCGGCGCACAAATACAGCGGTAAAAATCGGTCGACTCTCGTTCGAGAGGTCGACCTGATATACGGCGTTGACATTTATCACTCGGCGTTGAAGCCGCGCGTTCCAAATCCCTGCGATACTCAGCCGTGCTCTCAGCTTTGTCTCCTCGGCCTTAATCGAACGCACTCTTGTGCCTGCACCCTCGACACGGTACTGAGCGACGACGAACGCACCTGCATATCGGTGAAGAAACGGCAGCATCTCGTGATCGCATTCGAGGACACGTTCCTCACGTACTATCATGAGATTCTTGGCAATCCTCGAGTGACTGGAAGCACGACGTTGAAACGAATATCGCAGGTTGCTTACGACTCTACTACGAAAAGCATCATCGCGAATGATCGAACGAGCAATTCTCTGTTCCGTTTCGACCTCGAAACCGAAGAGGTTCGACGGATCGTTGACACGGGCAGTCGGTTCGTCGGTGGCATGGATTTTGACGAGTACGCAAAGAACATTTACTGGTCGGATTCTCGACGGAGCAGCATCCAAGTTTACAGCCTCCAGACCGGGGAAAAAACCGTTCTCCACTTCGCGGAAGAACCCCTCGACATTTTGGCCGTCCCGGAGCACGCCGTCTTGTACGTAGTCTTCAAATCCGCGGGCAAATACCacatcgaaaaaatcgaaacgagCGGAGCCGGCGACCGGGAGCGCGTCGTCCAAGATCTGCGAGGCCCCAAAATCTCTCTCGCTTACGACCCCGAATTCGATCGGATCTTCTGGTCCGACGAGGGCTCCGGGAGGATCGAAATACTCCCCGTTCGGAGCAACGATCGATCGCGCTTTCGAACCGGCCTCCGGAGACCCGTCAGCCTCGCTGTTGTCGATCAGCAAGTCTTCTGGACCCTCCGCGACTCGAAACACTTGCAGTGGGCCGACAAGGGGAATCGCCTTCCTGGCGTCAAGGGCGTAACGCTCCGAGTCAAGGGCCAAGCTCAAGTGCTGCTTCTCGCTGGTACCGCTCGCCTTTACGCCGAAGAGAGGCCCCACGTGTGCCGCCTCAACAACGGCGGGTGTTCGCACGTTTGCCTCGCTGCTCTTTCCGACCTGCGCGCCTGCGCTTGTCCACCCGCAATGAACCTCAGCCCTGACAACCGCACTTGCGACCTTCAAATTCCATGCGCATCAGGCCAGATACGGTGCTCCGACGCGAGCGAGTGCATCGATGAGACGCGAAG ATGCAATGGCGTACCGGATTGTCCGAACGGCGAAGACGAGTACGAATGTGCCCGCGTAAACAGTTGTGGGGCTGGTGAATTCATGTGTCGAAATGGCCAGTGCATCGGTTCGACAAATCGCTGCAATTCGATACCCGACTGCCATGATCGATCGGACGAAGTGAATTGCGACGAGGAGGACTGCAAAGAGG ACGAATTCCAATGTCTGGATGGCCGctgcataaaaaaattttacgttTGCGATGGGCACAACGattgcaacgatttttctgACGAGACCGAGTGCCGGAGACACGTCTGCGAGGCTGAGAGTTTCCGCTGCACCTCGGGCGCTTGCATACCAAAAAGTTGGGAATGCGACGGCGAAAATGATTGTCAGGATGGCTCCGATGAGGCCGGTGCAAATTGCCACGCCGCCAAATGCCCGGGGGACATGTTCCGGTGTGAAAATAAACGCTGCTTGGATCTCACTCTTGTGTGCAACAGTCTCGATGATTGTGGCGACAATAGCGACGAAGTTAGGTGCAGCAAGGAAATGGCAGGTGTGGGTGGTCAGTGCACGGAAAACGAGTACAAATGCCGTGGAACGGAAGAATGCATACCCACTAAATTAAG ATGTGACGGGAAGCAAGATTGCCCAAAGAATGACGACGAGCATCGCTGCGCTCAGTGCGAGCCGAACGAGTTTGCATGCGATAACGAAAAGTGCATTGATCGTTCTTGGGTATGCGATCGCGTCAACGATTGTGGCGACGAATCGGACGAAGTCCACTGCGATGAAATCGTTCGTACGTCAAACGATAATGTTACCGTTGCCGAATCGGTAGATTGCGATGAATTTACATGCAGAATTGGCGGTTGTTTAACCTTCGAAAAAGTTTGTGACGGCACACAGGATTGTTTCGATGGCAGCGACGAGGATGGCGAATGCT CAACTGCCTGCAAAGACGCGGATGTGTGCAAGCAACTTTGCCAAAAAACTCCGACCGGAGCTCTGTGCCTGTGTCAAAAGGGTTACACGTTGGACAGTGACGAACGTTCCTGCGTCGATGTTGACGAGTGCAAGTTGCAAGTTTGCCCACAAATCTGCCACAATCAACCCGGTTCTTTCACTTGCTCGTGCTTCGAAGGTTTCCTTTTACGAGGCAACAGAGTATCGTGCAAAGTTATTG GAGAACCAATGGAAATAATAACCGCTACGAAGACGGACATTCGAAGAGTGTCACTGAGTCTTAACTCGATCGCAGTTTTGCATCGTCAGCCAAACGTCCAAATCACCGGGCTCGATGTcaacatgagaaaaaaaacgatttattgGAGCAATG AACTACTCGGTACTGTTAATCAATTGAACACTGAAACGAGCGAATTCAAATTGGTCAGCGGTCTTGGAAGACCTGGAGCCCTCGCGCTTAATTGGGCAACGGACAATGTTTATTTCCACGatggtgaaaaaatatcagcAATCAAAGTCTGTAATCTCGAGGCACAAAAATGTGCTCAAATTATACCGATCGAGGGCTCGGCTAAGCCCATGGCAATAGCTGTCGATCCGTTGAATGG ATTTCTATTCTGGGGTCAAACaacattcgaaattttcgagcagCCCGAGGGCGAAATTTATCGTACGGACCTCAGTGGCGCTGATCTGAGGTGCATTGCTCACGAAAGGATCGGAGTTGTAAGTGGAATTACGGTTGATCACAGAAGATTGCATCTCTATTGGGCGGATGCGAATCTCCAAGTGATCGAACGATCGGATCTTGATGGAAATAATCGAGAGATTTTCCTCAAGCAACAC gtCGATCAACCATTGAGCATTAATATCTACGACGATTCCGTTTATTGGCTGGTGGGGACCTCCGGGGTGCTCAAAAAGTGTTCACTTTTCGGGAACAATCTTTGCGAATTGATTAATCTCAAGTCATCGAAcgtcaatcaattttttgtcatttcacAAATATCGCGACAGCCGAACG TGGAAAACACTTGTCGAAATCATGAATGTGAGTACATGTGCGTGATGAAGAAGCACAAAAGTACATGCATTTGTCCGAACGGAGTTCTCGTAAATTCGAATAGTACGTGTGACAGCGATGCCATCGCCTCCGACGCCGTCCAATTTCCAACCACCATGCTCGGCATGGGACGCACAAACGTTCGCATCGATGGCGGATTATTCACTGGGATATTTATAACAGTTGCTGTGGGAATTGTCGCGGGAGCAATCTACCGTTTttacaagaagaaaaaatcgagttcCCCGAACACGCGTAATGTGAG TGTTTCTTTCCAAAATCCATCGTTCGGAAGAAGTTCTGCAACAGTTGTTACGAACGATTTTATACTTCCAATTGTGTCGCCCGGTGAACATGAGTACACCAATCCAATGACCGAAGCTCAACAAACTGAG GTTGAGACGATAACAATTGCAGACGTAAAAGCCTGCGAGGTGAGCTCCGAGGATTTGAACGATGAGCTCGAGAAAGGTCCATGCAGTCACTCGTCACTCATCTCGTGA
- the LOC122412495 gene encoding vitellogenin receptor-like isoform X2, whose product MRRWPCIIFICTGLMIVGRVSSYGEEEKDCVKPDWFRCANGRCLSHWFLCNGDDDCDDATDEENCPDKPNEIKNVTCSTDQYQCADNYCIWLEDFCDNKFDCPDESDEYAGCGDQKNCSEFRCKNGYCMRQQWVCDGFNDCGDFSDESDCGDRAIPPEKCDNQINRYLCDHGRCISLNSTCNGYDDCGDDSDENEDSCRNAEKSCSEGIGCSHYCKKTPKGAACSCPSGYELVNNQTCADIDECSENVELCDQRCINNAGSYSCICEVGYELQEDKKTCKVRDGAEALLVFTTKREIRGLYIESEVYFPIVQNLQHALGVSVDADHVYWSDIKSGDEAIMRSRYDGMTPEVIVTAGLGLPEDIAVDWVTGNVYFTDSLWKRIGVCKSEGEYCAVIVSESLDMPRGLALYPLNGEMYWSDFGEKPHISRAGMDGKGGERLVSEDLEWPNGLAIDYPSRRLYWVDAKRQTVESIRLDGGDRRQVFKTFASHPYAIAVYEDKLYWSDWRTKTIQSAHKYSGKNRSTLVREVDLIYGVDIYHSALKPRVPNPCDTQPCSQLCLLGLNRTHSCACTLDTVLSDDERTCISVKKRQHLVIAFEDTFLTYYHEILGNPRVTGSTTLKRISQVAYDSTTKSIIANDRTSNSLFRFDLETEEVRRIVDTGSRFVGGMDFDEYAKNIYWSDSRRSSIQVYSLQTGEKTVLHFAEEPLDILAVPEHAVLYVVFKSAGKYHIEKIETSGAGDRERVVQDLRGPKISLAYDPEFDRIFWSDEGSGRIEILPVRSNDRSRFRTGLRRPVSLAVVDQQVFWTLRDSKHLQWADKGNRLPGVKGVTLRVKGQAQVLLLAGTARLYAEERPHVCRLNNGGCSHVCLAALSDLRACACPPAMNLSPDNRTCDLQIPCASGQIRCSDASECIDETRRCNGVPDCPNGEDEYECARVNSCGAGEFMCRNGQCIGSTNRCNSIPDCHDRSDEVNCDEEDCKEDEFQCLDGRCIKKFYVCDGHNDCNDFSDETECRRHVCEAESFRCTSGACIPKSWECDGENDCQDGSDEAGANCHAAKCPGDMFRCENKRCLDLTLVCNSLDDCGDNSDEVRCSKEMAGVGGQCTENEYKCRGTEECIPTKLRCDGKQDCPKNDDEHRCAQCEPNEFACDNEKCIDRSWVCDRVNDCGDESDEVHCDEIVRTSNDNVTVAESVDCDEFTCRIGGCLTFEKVCDGTQDCFDGSDEDGECSTACKDADVCKQLCQKTPTGALCLCQKGYTLDSDERSCVDVDECKLQVCPQICHNQPGSFTCSCFEGFLLRGNRVSCKVIGEPMEIITATKTDIRRVSLSLNSIAVLHRQPNVQITGLDVNMRKKTIYWSNELLGTVNQLNTETSEFKLVSGLGRPGALALNWATDNVYFHDGEKISAIKVCNLEAQKCAQIIPIEGSAKPMAIAVDPLNGFLFWGQTTFEIFEQPEGEIYRTDLSGADLRCIAHERIGVVSGITVDHRRLHLYWADANLQVIERSDLDGNNREIFLKQHVDQPLSINIYDDSVYWLVGTSGVLKKCSLFGNNLCELINLKSSNVNQFFVISQISRQPNVENTCRNHECEYMCVMKKHKSTCICPNGVLVNSNSTCDSDAIASDAVQFPTTMLGMGRTNVRIDGGLFTGIFITVAVGIVAGAIYRFYKKKKSSSPNTRNVSVSFQNPSFGRSSATVVTNDFILPIVSPGEHEYTNPMTEAQQTEVETITIADVKACEVSSEDLNDELEKGPCSHSSLIS is encoded by the exons ATGAGGCGATGGCCttgcatcattttcatttgcaCGGGACTGATGATCGTGGGCAGGGTATCATCGTACGGTG aagaagaaaaagattgTGTCAAGCCCGACTGGTTTCGGTGCGCTAATGGACGGTGTTTGAGTCACTGGTTCCTGTGTAATGGCGACGATGATTGCGACGATGCCACCGACGAGGAAAATTGTCCCGATAAGCCG aatgaaataaaaaatgtaacctGCTCCACGGACCAATATCAATGTGCGGACAATTATTGCATTTGGCTGGAGGATTTTTGTGACAATAAATTCGATTGTCCGGATGAGAGCGACGAGTACGCCGGCTGTGGAGACCAG AAAAATTGCTCAGAATTCCGATGTAAAAATGGGTACTGCATGAGGCAGCAGTGGGTTTGCGACGGGTTCAATGATTGTGGAGACTTCAGCGATGAAAGCGATTGCG GCGATCGTGCAATACCGCCAGAAAAATGTGACAACCAGATAAACCGATACCTCTGCGACCACGGTAGGTGCATTTCCCTGAACAGCACGTGCAACGGGTACGACGACTGCGGCGATGACTCGGACGAGAACGAGGATTCCTGCAGAAATG CCGAGAAATCATGTTCCGAGGGCATCGGCTGCAGTCACTATTGCAAAAAAACCCCGAAAGGAGCGGCGTGCTCTTGTCCATCTGGTTACGAATTGGTGAACAACCAAACCTGCGCAG ACATTGACGAGTGTTCGGAAAACGTCGAATTGTGCGATCAACGCTGCATCAATAACGCTGGCTCGTACTCTTGCATCTGCGAGGTTGGTTATGAGCTGCAAGAGGACAAGAAGACTTGCAAGGTCAGAG ATGGAGCTGAAGCGTTGTTGGTATTCACCACGAAAAGGGAAATTCGAGGGCTTTATATAGAGAGCGAAGTGTACTTTCCGATAGTCCAGAACTTGCAGCATGCCTTGGGAGTATCGGTGGACGCCGATCACGTTTACTGGTCTGACATAAAAAGTGGTGACGAGGCAATAATGAGGAGCCGCTATGACGGCATGACACCGGAAGTCATAGTCACGGCAG GTTTGGGATTGCCGGAAGACATAGCGGTCGATTGGGTAACCGGAAACGTCTACTTTACCGACAGCCTTTGGAAGCGCATAGGAGTGTGCAAAAGTGAGGGCGAGTATTGTGCCGTAATAGTGAGCGAGTCTCTGGACATGCCGCGTGGTCTGGCCCTGTACCCGCTGAACGGCGAGATGTATTGGAGCGACTTTGGCGAAAAGCCGCACATATCCCGGGCCGGAATGGATGGGAAAGGCGGAGAGCGACTTGTGTCGGAAGATTTGGAGTGGCCGAACGGTCTGGCGATCGATTATCCGAGCAGACGTTTGTACTGGGTCGACGCGAAGCGCCAAACCGTCGAGTCGATCAGACTCGACGGCGGAGATCGTCGTCAAGTTTTTAAGACGTTCGCCTCCCATCCTTACGCCATTGCCGTCTACGAGGACAAATTGTACTGGAGCGATTGGCGCACGAAGACGATTCAATCGGCGCACAAATACAGCGGTAAAAATCGGTCGACTCTCGTTCGAGAGGTCGACCTGATATACGGCGTTGACATTTATCACTCGGCGTTGAAGCCGCGCGTTCCAAATCCCTGCGATACTCAGCCGTGCTCTCAGCTTTGTCTCCTCGGCCTTAATCGAACGCACTCTTGTGCCTGCACCCTCGACACGGTACTGAGCGACGACGAACGCACCTGCATATCGGTGAAGAAACGGCAGCATCTCGTGATCGCATTCGAGGACACGTTCCTCACGTACTATCATGAGATTCTTGGCAATCCTCGAGTGACTGGAAGCACGACGTTGAAACGAATATCGCAGGTTGCTTACGACTCTACTACGAAAAGCATCATCGCGAATGATCGAACGAGCAATTCTCTGTTCCGTTTCGACCTCGAAACCGAAGAGGTTCGACGGATCGTTGACACGGGCAGTCGGTTCGTCGGTGGCATGGATTTTGACGAGTACGCAAAGAACATTTACTGGTCGGATTCTCGACGGAGCAGCATCCAAGTTTACAGCCTCCAGACCGGGGAAAAAACCGTTCTCCACTTCGCGGAAGAACCCCTCGACATTTTGGCCGTCCCGGAGCACGCCGTCTTGTACGTAGTCTTCAAATCCGCGGGCAAATACCacatcgaaaaaatcgaaacgagCGGAGCCGGCGACCGGGAGCGCGTCGTCCAAGATCTGCGAGGCCCCAAAATCTCTCTCGCTTACGACCCCGAATTCGATCGGATCTTCTGGTCCGACGAGGGCTCCGGGAGGATCGAAATACTCCCCGTTCGGAGCAACGATCGATCGCGCTTTCGAACCGGCCTCCGGAGACCCGTCAGCCTCGCTGTTGTCGATCAGCAAGTCTTCTGGACCCTCCGCGACTCGAAACACTTGCAGTGGGCCGACAAGGGGAATCGCCTTCCTGGCGTCAAGGGCGTAACGCTCCGAGTCAAGGGCCAAGCTCAAGTGCTGCTTCTCGCTGGTACCGCTCGCCTTTACGCCGAAGAGAGGCCCCACGTGTGCCGCCTCAACAACGGCGGGTGTTCGCACGTTTGCCTCGCTGCTCTTTCCGACCTGCGCGCCTGCGCTTGTCCACCCGCAATGAACCTCAGCCCTGACAACCGCACTTGCGACCTTCAAATTCCATGCGCATCAGGCCAGATACGGTGCTCCGACGCGAGCGAGTGCATCGATGAGACGCGAAG ATGCAATGGCGTACCGGATTGTCCGAACGGCGAAGACGAGTACGAATGTGCCCGCGTAAACAGTTGTGGGGCTGGTGAATTCATGTGTCGAAATGGCCAGTGCATCGGTTCGACAAATCGCTGCAATTCGATACCCGACTGCCATGATCGATCGGACGAAGTGAATTGCGACGAGGAGGACTGCAAAGAGG ACGAATTCCAATGTCTGGATGGCCGctgcataaaaaaattttacgttTGCGATGGGCACAACGattgcaacgatttttctgACGAGACCGAGTGCCGGAGACACGTCTGCGAGGCTGAGAGTTTCCGCTGCACCTCGGGCGCTTGCATACCAAAAAGTTGGGAATGCGACGGCGAAAATGATTGTCAGGATGGCTCCGATGAGGCCGGTGCAAATTGCCACGCCGCCAAATGCCCGGGGGACATGTTCCGGTGTGAAAATAAACGCTGCTTGGATCTCACTCTTGTGTGCAACAGTCTCGATGATTGTGGCGACAATAGCGACGAAGTTAGGTGCAGCAAGGAAATGGCAGGTGTGGGTGGTCAGTGCACGGAAAACGAGTACAAATGCCGTGGAACGGAAGAATGCATACCCACTAAATTAAG ATGTGACGGGAAGCAAGATTGCCCAAAGAATGACGACGAGCATCGCTGCGCTCAGTGCGAGCCGAACGAGTTTGCATGCGATAACGAAAAGTGCATTGATCGTTCTTGGGTATGCGATCGCGTCAACGATTGTGGCGACGAATCGGACGAAGTCCACTGCGATGAAATCGTTCGTACGTCAAACGATAATGTTACCGTTGCCGAATCGGTAGATTGCGATGAATTTACATGCAGAATTGGCGGTTGTTTAACCTTCGAAAAAGTTTGTGACGGCACACAGGATTGTTTCGATGGCAGCGACGAGGATGGCGAATGCT CAACTGCCTGCAAAGACGCGGATGTGTGCAAGCAACTTTGCCAAAAAACTCCGACCGGAGCTCTGTGCCTGTGTCAAAAGGGTTACACGTTGGACAGTGACGAACGTTCCTGCGTCGATGTTGACGAGTGCAAGTTGCAAGTTTGCCCACAAATCTGCCACAATCAACCCGGTTCTTTCACTTGCTCGTGCTTCGAAGGTTTCCTTTTACGAGGCAACAGAGTATCGTGCAAAGTTATTG GAGAACCAATGGAAATAATAACCGCTACGAAGACGGACATTCGAAGAGTGTCACTGAGTCTTAACTCGATCGCAGTTTTGCATCGTCAGCCAAACGTCCAAATCACCGGGCTCGATGTcaacatgagaaaaaaaacgatttattgGAGCAATG AACTACTCGGTACTGTTAATCAATTGAACACTGAAACGAGCGAATTCAAATTGGTCAGCGGTCTTGGAAGACCTGGAGCCCTCGCGCTTAATTGGGCAACGGACAATGTTTATTTCCACGatggtgaaaaaatatcagcAATCAAAGTCTGTAATCTCGAGGCACAAAAATGTGCTCAAATTATACCGATCGAGGGCTCGGCTAAGCCCATGGCAATAGCTGTCGATCCGTTGAATGG ATTTCTATTCTGGGGTCAAACaacattcgaaattttcgagcagCCCGAGGGCGAAATTTATCGTACGGACCTCAGTGGCGCTGATCTGAGGTGCATTGCTCACGAAAGGATCGGAGTTGTAAGTGGAATTACGGTTGATCACAGAAGATTGCATCTCTATTGGGCGGATGCGAATCTCCAAGTGATCGAACGATCGGATCTTGATGGAAATAATCGAGAGATTTTCCTCAAGCAACAC gtCGATCAACCATTGAGCATTAATATCTACGACGATTCCGTTTATTGGCTGGTGGGGACCTCCGGGGTGCTCAAAAAGTGTTCACTTTTCGGGAACAATCTTTGCGAATTGATTAATCTCAAGTCATCGAAcgtcaatcaattttttgtcatttcacAAATATCGCGACAGCCGAACG TGGAAAACACTTGTCGAAATCATGAATGTGAGTACATGTGCGTGATGAAGAAGCACAAAAGTACATGCATTTGTCCGAACGGAGTTCTCGTAAATTCGAATAGTACGTGTGACAGCGATGCCATCGCCTCCGACGCCGTCCAATTTCCAACCACCATGCTCGGCATGGGACGCACAAACGTTCGCATCGATGGCGGATTATTCACTGGGATATTTATAACAGTTGCTGTGGGAATTGTCGCGGGAGCAATCTACCGTTTttacaagaagaaaaaatcgagttcCCCGAACACGCGTAATGTGAG TGTTTCTTTCCAAAATCCATCGTTCGGAAGAAGTTCTGCAACAGTTGTTACGAACGATTTTATACTTCCAATTGTGTCGCCCGGTGAACATGAGTACACCAATCCAATGACCGAAGCTCAACAAACTGAG GTTGAGACGATAACAATTGCAGACGTAAAAGCCTGCGAGGTGAGCTCCGAGGATTTGAACGATGAGCTCGAGAAAGGTCCATGCAGTCACTCGTCACTCATCTCGTGA
- the LOC122412778 gene encoding uncharacterized protein — MGVVKSFDRRRSRIMFFSTVLGVLLSAVALSTPVAGDPASILTITSSKLTNIPNDYFDPWSIEIIKGKRSSRLNAKMPVKKELPESMQLRVMIQLEGEDPIEYVADACEAMSDEMVGRSFIRAGIPKNEYPQECPFTAGDWGILNWDPPVHAIPPGVPDGPVTGYVQIGEEGKEPYIDVVYEGVLSHDFLGR, encoded by the exons ATGGGAGTCGTCAAGTCGTTCGATCGACGTCGCTCGCGCATCATGTTCTTCTCCACGGTCCTGGGTGTTTTGCTGTCCGCTGTTGCGTTAAGCACTCCTGTGGCTGGCGAT CCGGCATCAATTCTCACCATCACCAGTTCCAAACTGACGAATATTCCTAATGATTACTTCGATCCCTGGTCCATTGAAATAATCAAGGGGAAAAGGTCTTCTCGGTTGAATGCAAAAATGCCTGTGAAAAAGGAGTTACCGGAAAGCATGCAA TTGAGAGTAATGATCCAGTTGGAGGGCGAAGATCCCATTGAATATGTTGCGGACGCGTGTGAAGCCATGAGCGACGAGATGGTTGGGAGGAGTTTCATCAGAGCTGGTATCCCCAAAAACGAATACCCACAGGAATGTCCGTTCACTGCG GGTGACTGGGGTATCTTGAATTGGGATCCACCGGTGCATGCAATACCACCCGGAGTCCCGGATGGCCCGGTCACGGGCTATGTCCAGATTGGGGAAGAAGGCAAGGAGCCATACATCGACGTCGTTTATGAGGGCGTGTTATCACACGATTTCTTGGGACGTTAA